In the Armatimonadota bacterium genome, AGTAGAGGCAAGAGCCGGGGGCTGAGGTAATCTACTCCCTCAGCCCTCGTGTCTCAGCCCTCAGCCCTGGAGGATGTTGGTATGGCAAAGGCCGAAAATAGGATCGTGATATCGCTTGCCTGCTCTGAATGCAAAGAGCGCAACTATCACACCACTAAGAATCGTAAAAACACGCCGAACCGGCTTGAACTGAACAAGTTCTGCCCGCGCTGCCGCGCCCACAAGATGCACCGTGAAGCCAAGTAAGGTGATATAATGCGGATGGGCGGTTCGCGCCGCCCTTGTCACAGGGGTATAGCTCAGCTGGTAGAGCAGCGGTCTCCAAAACCGCAGGTCGCGGGTTCGATCCCTGCTGCCCCTGCCAAACTGGAACTTGGAAGAGAGACGATGGAGGTTGGACCCGAACGGTTCTACCTCCGTCTTGCTTTTTGGCGCCGAATCCTTCTCGCTATCTCGGCGTCGAACCACCGATACTAAGCACATGACTATCACGACAATAATGGTCGGTTCCCTCAGCGTGCTCCTCGCCTCGTCTGCGTTGGCGGCTCCCCGCCGCCACGCCAAAGTGCGCATCATCGCGGTCCAGATGAAAGTATCGATGGACATGTACCGCGATGCGGCGACCTTCAGGCAGGCGATGGACAGCGTTGTCTCCAAAGCTGCCGGGCGGCGCGCCCGGAACTGCCCAACCCTGGTTGCACTGCCCGAGGACGTCGGCCTCGGTCTCGTCTTCCTGGGGCATTGGGATACTGTCAGGAACGCGAAAGATATCCGCGATGCGGGAGCGCTGCTGGGTGCCAGGCTGGGGCAGGCCGTAGCGGCCAATGCGGCACGGCACCGCGTCTCCCCTACCCGCGCGCTGCTTATCACCGCGAACGACCTCTACCTTCGCGACGCGTACTACCGCACCTTCAGCGAACTCGCTGCCAGACATAAGGTCTATCTGGCTGCCGGAAGCGCGCCCCTGAGCCGGCCCGGGTCTCCGGACGTTACAAATCGCGCCGTGCTGTTCGGCCCGGATGGCAAGATCCTGGGCGAGTGGGACAAAGTCCATCTCATCGACCTGGAGGGCCCCGCGGGACTCGATCTGGCCCCAGGAAAGGTCGAGGACCTCGCAGTCGTGAATACGCCCTTCGGCAGGGTGGGCACATCGGTATGCTGGGATGGCTTCCACGACGACGTCCTGGACCACCTGGTGGCCCGTGGAGCGCATTTCATCCTGCAGCCCTCGTTCAATCCGGGGGCGTGGACGAAGGAACAGGAGGCGGACTGGTCCACCGGCCTGTGGCAGCGCCTCCAAACCCGGCCGGGCGTGGTGGGAATCAACCCCATGGCCGTCGGTAATCTCTTCGATGTCGTCTGCGAGGGCAGGACCAATATCGTCGGCGCCGAAGCGCCCCCCGGCGGCTATTACGGCCGGGCCAAATCGCCTGCGGATCCGGGAATGCTCCTGGTAGACGTGTACTGAATAGGTCTACGGTGATTCCGCCCGGTTCCCGGGAGTAACGCCGCCAATTCCCGTGACGCCGGCGTCCCTGCCGGCATCTCACGTCCCATAAATGAACCGGGCGCCCTTACAGGCGCCCCATTCATCCAACTGTACGCGGTCCGGCGCGTACGCCTTTCCCAACTCAATCGCCACGGTGAATCATTCGGCCTGGCGCGTGGTGAGTTCTTCCAGAGAGAGCATCTTGTTCTGCACAGCGTACAGGACTGCCTGTGTGCGCGATTGCAGGTTCAGTTTGTCCAGAATGTTGTGCATGTGCGTGTCCACAGTCTTCAGGGACGAATGGACTTCCTCGGCGATCTCGCGGTTGCTCTGCCCGCACGCCGCGCGCTTGAGGATTTCGAGTTCGCGGGGACTCAGCCGTGGGGCTTCGCGAACGGCCTGATCGCGGCGCCAACCCAGTGTCTCCGCCGGGATACCGGAGGTGACGCGCCGGATGACGTCAAGCAGGCCGGCGATCCCGGTTTGCTTGGATACGAAACAGGCGTCGTGCCCGACGACCTCGGCCGCCGCGCGCCACTCGCTCTGGTCCGTCAGGATCACAGCGGCGCATTTCCTGCTCTTGCGATACTCCGCAATGGCCTGAAACACCGCGTCCATTCCAGGGTAGTAGCCCGCCAGAATGACGTCCGGAGCGCTCTTCATCAACGCGGCGCCAACGTCCTCTCCGCCGCTCGACGCGGCGACCCACACCCCTTCCGCCTCGTTGATCGTATTCGCGGTGATTTCCCTGACCAAGCGTCGGCGTTCTATTAGGAACACCCCAACCGATTTGTCTGCGTTGCCCAGCACAGCGCTTCCTCCTTGAGACCGAGCCTATCGAACGAGAATTCCGTCCAATGATCTTGTACCATGCCTGGGTGTTCAACTGAGGGGATTAATGCTGGCCTCCAGGACGAATGTTGCACCAGCGAATGCTGGACGGGAGTCATACTTTTCCCCTATGCCCGGCCGCTTAGGCGGACAATCGAGGCAACGGGATGACGCCAAACGGAGGCAGCCGGGGTAATCCCGGCTGACGGGGATCCGCGGTTTCCAGGACCCTCTCAGGCGCGGTTGAGGGCGGCGCCGTCCTGGATGTGCCACAGCGCCGCTTCCACGCTGGGAAACACGGGACGCGAAAAGCCGAGGTATTGATCGAAGAACCCGTAGATGGACTCCGGTGCGACGATGAGCAGGTTGCTCCATCGGTCCTCGGGCCATTGGAAACGCATCCCGGCCAGCATCGCATCGAGCCTCGAGACCTCGCGGACATCGAGCACAACCGGCTCCTGGCCTGCCAGAGGATGCTGGGCGAGCATGTCCCCAAGCTGAACGGCGGCATTGGCATCAGGCTCTCCGACGCATTCCAGGATAGGGATGCCGAACAGGCTTCGCCGGACAACGTGAAACGGCCCGGGATCGGCGCTGTTCCCCACGCTGAGTTCAAACGGGCTGCTGTGCCGGGACACACCGCGGGGCAGGTCCTTGCACAGCCGGTCCCACCGCACCTTGTCCCAAACCTCAACACCCTCGCCGATTCCAACCACGGCAACGTCCGCGCCGGGACGAACGTGGGCGAATTCCCGAAGGGGCGCCGGGACCAGGAACCGGCCCGTACGCTCGTGCGCCCGGGCCTCATGCGCCGCGGAAAGATAGAAACGCTGGAATGTAACGCTGGCGCTGAAACGGGTCATCACCTGGCTCCATTGGTCGGCGCTGACAGCCAGCAGACAGCCTCCGAGGCCCTTCGTCAGGACAAATGGATCGCCTAAAAGGGAACGGAAGCGTTGGGGCATAGTGACCCGTCCCTTGGGATCCACGGTATAGACAAAGGTGCCAGAGAACATTCGAAGGTCCTTTCGCAGGGTGTTAAATGAAATAGCAGGAACAATGACGCTCAGGTGTTAAGGAAATTGACACCTTTGTATAAATCATTGGCAGCGAGGCCGCGGGCCTTGAGGGCAGAACCATACGTAACATGTACATATTTCCAGCCCTTACCTACACTGGGTAACACCCCCACCGCAGGGTCTGCCACGATTTATCACCTGGACCAATGCGCCGTCCTGGGATCTCCGCGTTCAATCTGAGATTGGAGGTGCCACACGGTGGTCAGATTGCACAGTCGACTCCTCGGAGAAGACATTATATGCGTCGAGGATGGGCAGAAATCCCCTGAGGAACCCGGGATCGTCTGCTATACCCGCGGCGAATTGGCCGCGCTGAAGGGGTTGGACCCGGCGGCGGTGAAGGCCGTTCATCGTGCCAAAAAACACTTCGGGGGCAAATACATCGGCCCGAGCCCGGCCGGCGGCTAACCCGCGCCACACATGGATGCGTTCGCTCTCGTACAACTTCGTCTCGGGCGCATCCCCTCGTTGAGCGCGTTCAGGCCCTGAATTGACCGTAAACCGCTCAGGGCCTAATAATGTTCCCGTGAGTATACGCTTCCCACGGCTCCTGTTTCCGATTGCCGCTGCCTTGCTCCTCGCCGGTTGCGCACGCGCGCCTCAGCGCCCCTTCATCAGCCTCTGGATCGTTGACTGGAATCAGGACACAAAGGACCTGCTCGACAAGCAGATTCTCCCCGCCTTCGAACGCGAACACAAAGTGGACGTGCGCGTACAGTATCTGGACTGGGGGCATCTAGACGAGAAGCTCACTATCTCGTTCGCCGGTGGTGTCCAGCCGGACGTTTTCCAGTTGGGCGCGGAGTATGTTGGCAGCATGGCGTATCGCCGGCAGGCCATGGAACTCGATGATCTGGTAAAGGATTGGCCGGAAACCGGCGACTTCATCCCGTCTGCCTGGAGCACTGTCTGCGCGGACAATCACGTTTACGGCGTGCCGTACCTCAGCGCGCCCCGTGCTCTGGTATACCGCAAGGATCTCTACCGCAAGGCGGGCCTCCCCTTCCCTCCGAAAACCTGGGCGGAATGGGCGAAGGCCGGCAGCATCCTCTCCGAAAAGAATGAACGCGGCTCCCTCACCCGCGCCGGCATCAACCTCAGCGCAGGCGTGAACTGGACGACCTTCATCACCCTGTTGTGGCAGAACGGTGGCGACGTCCTGACCGCGGACGGCCGGCACGCGGCCTTCAACTCACCGCAGGGCGTTGAGGCGCTTCAATTCCTCTGCGATCTTTACGGAAAGTACAACGTCTGCCCTCGCGAGGGGATCCCGAGCTCTTCCGTGAGCGTGCCGTTGTTCGCTGCGGGACAGGCCGCTCAGGAGATGAACAACCAGTTCGCGATCAAGAACGTCCTCAAATACGCCCGGGAGTTCAGCATCAAGGACGTGGCGGTCGACGTAGCCCCCGCGCGCGACGCGACGAAAAAGCCCGTCGTCACCGTTTGGACCGATTGGCTCGCTATCAGCGCGGACACCCAGAAAAAAGACCTGTCGTGGGCCCTCGTGAAACACCTCACGCGGCCGGACAATCTCATCAAGTACAACGAAACGCAGTACTTCCTGCCGCCCATCCGCTCCGCGGCCAACAGTGATTACGTCCGGAACACGCCGTTCATGCCGAAATACCTGGAATTGATGGAACGCTACGGCAGGAGCCTGCCCCCCATCCCGGAGTGGTTTGAGATTCGCGCCGGCATCAAGAACGCCGTCGATTCCGCCGTTTACGGCACGAAAACGCCGAAGCAGGCCCTCGACGATTACGCCAGGACCGTGGATGCGATGATCGCGGAGAGGGAGCGCACACAGTGAACCCGGCAGGGCCTCCTCGGTATAAACGGTCGGCCGCCGAACGCCGGGAAGCCCGCGCGGCCTACGGGTTCCTCGCCCCGGCGATGGCGTTGTTTGTCGTCTTCGTCGCCATCCCGGTTGTCGCGGCCCTCTACCTGAGTTTCACCCGGTACGACATTTTTCACGCCCCGCTCTGGGTAGGCCTGGACAACTACCGGGCCCTCGAAACCGACACCGTGTTTCGGCAGAGCCTGGCGAATACGTTCTACTACGCCGCCTGCACCATCGTTCCGGGCATGAGCCTTTCGCTCCTCCTGGCGATGATTCTGAACGCCAAACTGCGGGGAATCACGTTCTATCGCGCGGCGTACTACCTCCCGGTGGTAACCTCGCTGGTCGCGGTCGCAATGATCTGGATGTGGCTGCTGCAGCCCGCCAATGGGCTCGTCAACCAGATGCTGGCCAACGTCTGGGAGCCATCGGTCCGGGCGTTCGGCCATCTGGTCCAGTTCATCACGTTCGGGCACGCCGGGCAAGGCTGGGCGCACTACCTGACTCAGCAGCCCACCTGGCTCGGCGATCCCACGGGCGACAAATATCTCAGCTTCCTGAGTTACCCTTTGAGCCTCGCCATGCGTTCCATCGTGATGGTGGCGTTGTGGTCCGGTCTCGGCTGGAATATGGTCATCTACCTTGCCGGCCTTCAGGGAATACCCGTCCACCTCTACGAGAGCGCTGTCCTCGACGGTGCGGGGCCGTGGGCCCGGTTCAGGCACATCACGTGGCCGCTGTTGAAGCCAACCACCTTCTTCATTTTCGTCACCAGTGTCATCGGCGCCAGCCAGGTCTTCGGGACCGTGTACGTAATGACTAACGGCGGCCCCAACAACACCACCACAACCATCGTCCACCAGATATTCCAGAACGCGTTCGCATTCCTGAAAATGGGATATGCAAGCGCCATGGCCTTCGTGCTCTTCCTGATCATCTTCGTGATCAGCATGATCAACTGGGTATTCCTGAAGGGCGACGTAGAGTACTCGTAAGGAGGCAGAAGGTACGGACTAGTCTGTAGACACTAGGCGGGCGGCGGTAGGCGAAAGCCGGCGGTTGGAAGCGGGTAGGCGGCTGATGTACGTGTTCGTAGTCTCCACGAGAAAGGCAGTCGGAAAATGGGCAGCGAACGCTTTGAGGATGTTGATGTCTGGAAGAGGGCGCACGGATTCGTGCTGGACGTTTACCGGCTGACCGAACGCTTTCCGAAGTGCGAGACGTTTGGTCTGACCTCTCAGTTGAGGCGGGCCGCGGTCTCTGTGCCTGCCAACTTCGCCGAAGGATTCAGGAAGCGGACCCATGCGGACAAGGGAAGGTACTACAACATCGCGCAGGCCTCCTTGGAGGAGTGTCGCTACTACCTCATACTGGCTCGCGATCTGCAATACGATGACACAGCCGCTCTCTCGCACGAGCTGGATGAAGTGGCCCGAATGCTGGATCGCTACGCGCGAGCCATGTTGCAGTCCGGGTAATTGCCTACTACCCACCGCCTACTGTCTACTGACTACTGTCTACTGACTACCGTCTACTGACTACCGTCTACTGACTACTGTCTACTGACTACTGTCTACTGACTACTAATGAATTACCTCCTCCCACTGCCGCGCCTGCCGCGACACATTTGCCTCGCCGCGATCGGCCTCACGCTCGCGGCCACGCTCAACGGGGTTTCTGCCATGCCTGCCAAATTGCCCGCATCGGAGTGGGTCAAGCGGATCGCTTCCGTTTCGAAACCGCTCCCATTCTCCATGACCATCGGAGGCCGCGGCATCCGCGACCTGCTCCCCGCCTGGGAAGTCCGCACAAAGGCGGCGAAAGGGCCCGACGGCCGCTCGGTTCGCACAACGACTTGGTCCGACCCCGCCACCGGCCTGCGACTGACCCGTGAGATGACGCAGTTTCCCGGTTATCCCGCGGTCGATTGGGTCCTGCGCATCGAAAACACCGGGAAAGCCGACTCTCCGCTCATCGAGGACGTCCTCCCGCTGGATGCGGAGATTTCGGCTCCGCTGCCCGGCGCGAACCCCTACGTCCTCCACCGGACAAACGGCGCCCCGGCGAACGCCACCGATTTCGAGCCGCGCACCGTCCAGTTGCCGCCCGGCGCTACCGAGTCACTCGGCGGCGGCGGCGGGCGCTCCTCCAACCGCGATTTCCCTTTCTTCAAGATCGAAGCCGCGGATGGCTCCCGCATCATTGCGGTCGGCTGGTCGGGCCAATGGGCGGCTCGCGTTGAGTGCGATGAGGATCGGCGTCTCCGCTTCACAGCCGGCATGGAGCGGACACATTTCGTCCTCCATCCGGGTGAATCCGTACGAACTCCGCGTATACTGATCCTCCACACGTCGGGTGATACCCTCGAGGGTAACGCCCGCTTCCGCGAGCTCATTCAGAAGTTCTACGCAGCGAAGCGCTCGGGCAAAACGCCGGAGCCGACCCTGTTCTGCAACACCTGCTTCACGCGCGGAGGTGGCTGGCTGAATGAGTGCAACGCCGAAAACCAGATCTCGCTCATCAAGGCGTATGCTCCCCTTGGGTTGGAGGCGCTCATCACCGACGCCGGCTGGTTCGAAGGCGGCTGGCCGGACGGCGCGGGAAACTGGACCCCGCGGAAGGATGCCTACCCGGACGGCATGCGCCCGGTCGCCGCTGCCGCCCGCGACAACGGGCTGATCTACGGCCTCTGGTTTGAACCGGAACGCGTGGTGAAAGGGACGGGGCTCTTCAAGGACCACCGCGACTGGATCCTGTCGGACGGCTCGCCGGAACAGGGATCGTTCCTGGCCGATTTCGGGCGAAAGGAAGTGCAGGACTACTTCTTCGACATCGTGAGCGGCTTTATGGCCTTGCCGGGCTTCCGGGTGTATCGCCAGGACTTCAACATGGACCCGCTGCCCAACTGGCGGCACACCGATGCGCCGGACCGACAGGGCATCTCCGAGATCCGTTACGTGGAAGGGCTTTACGCCTATTGGGACCGCATCGCCGCCGCTTTCCCGGACAGTCTTCGCGAGGAATGCGCGAGCGGAGGCCGGCGCATCGACATCGAGACAATCCAGCGGATGCACCTCCACCAGTCAACCGATTACTGGTTCAACGACAACGTGAACCAGGCACGTTGCTGGGGATACAGCCAGTATCTTCCCAACGGTGTGGTCACGGATCCCGTCAACAGCCTGGAACCGTATTCCGTTTACTCCGCCTTCGCGTCGTCGCTCTGCCTCGGCTGGATTGCGGACGACCCCGGCTTTGACGCCGCTCTCGCCAGAGGCTACACCGAACGGTACCGCGCCCTCCGCCATCTGCTGATCGGAGCCTGGTATCCGCTGTTGCCCTATTCGCGCGAACTGGATGCCTGGATGGCTTCCCAATACCATCGCGCCGATCTGGACGAGGGAATGATCGTCGCCTTCCGGCACTCAGACAGCCCGCGGGACACAATGGAAGTACGGCTTCACGGTCTCAGCCCGACAGCGAAGTACGAGATCACACCTGACGGCGCCGCCGGATTCACGCGTGTCTCCGGCAAGTCTCTGGCGGCCGGCTTCGACCTGACTATCCCGGCGAAACCGGGCTTCTCGCTCATCACCTACAAACGCATCCCTGCCAAGCCCTGACACCTGACGAAAGGAGGTCCGAGCCATGTCCGATTCCGGTCCATGGGTAACGCTTCTGGCCTGCGCCGTCTGCCTGCTGCCGGCCGTTTCCGCTCACGCGGCCGCAAGCGCTCCGCGTGCGCGCTTCATCCTGGATACAGACATCGGCGACGACATCGATGATGCCTACGCACTCGCGCTGCTCGCCTCGAGGCCAAACATTGAACTCTTGGGTGTGACAACAACATATGGTCAAACCCGCGAACGCGCCGAGATTGCCGCGAAGCTCCTGTCGGTGATGAGGCGCCCGGAGATCCCCGTCTTCGCCGGCCGCCGGGGCGCGGCGGAAATCCGCCGGCAGTACGATTGGGCCCGGGGGTACAAGAGCCGCTCGCTGCGCGCTGAGGACGCCGTATCGTTCATCAGGCGTCAGATTGAGCGTTACCCAGGCGAGGTCACGCTCATCTGCATCGGCCCGCTGACCAACATCGGAGACCTGATGTCGCGCTATCCCCAGGTCCGCAGCAAGATCGCCCGCGTCGTGATCATGGGAGGGTCGATCCTTCAGGGTTACGGCCCGACGGATCCGCCTGCCCCCGAATGGAACATCCGGTGCGATCCGGCGGCCGCGCGCGCCGTGTTCCAGAGCGGAGTTCCGCTGACCATGGCCGGCCTGGAGGTGACAACCGGCATGCGGCTGGACTCGGAGCGTCAGAAGCGCCTCTTCGCCGTCGGAACGCCAACCACGAATGCGCTGGCGGCGCTGACCAATCTCTGGGGCGGCGGAGTGCCCGTGCTGTATGACGTAGTGGCCGTGGCCCACGCGCTCGGTCACAGCCTCTGCGAGGGAGAGCCCCGCTGCGTTCGGATAGACGACGACGGGATGACCCGCGTTGTCGCGGGGCCCAGCAACGTGACGCTTCTCCTGCGCCCGCACGAACCGGCGCTTATGGACTGGTATATCGAGTCAATGCGCCCCCACGTGTGATGTCTTCTCGCGAGGGGGCCGGCCCCCCGGTTCAGCCAAACACGAGTGGGGGCGGGAAGGGAAATCCCTTCGTGCCCCCACTGCATAACGGTCTACGGTCGCTTATTGAGCGACGAAATGGTACGTTCTCGTGAGAGTGGAAGACCGCGGAACATCGTCCTGAATGGCCGGCTGCGCCTTGATCTGTTTCGCCGCGGCGATGGCGTACGGATCCAGTCGATGATCGGTCGACTCCAGCACCTTCACATCGACGATACTGCCATTCGCCTCAACGGTGAACTCCACTGTTACCGTGCCCTCCCCGCCTTCCTCACCGAGGAATGCCGGAATCTCGGGCTGCGGGAAGCTGGTGACCACGGCGACGGATCGGTTCGCGGTCCGGTTGACGTGATGCGGCTTCTCTGCCGGCGGTGGCGGCGGTGGCGGCGGCGGTGGTGGCGGTGGCGGCGCTTGGACAACGGGCTTTTCCACCGGCTTTTCGGACGGTCCGGGCGGCAGCGGGGCCGGCGTCGGAGTGCCGGTTCCTGTTCCGCCACCGGTGCCCGTCGCGTTTTCGTGAACGCCGAATCCCGCTCCGGAAGTGCCTGATCTCTGGCCACCCTCACCGAGTGACGGCATCTCTATGCCACGGGTGCTGCCCTTGCCGGCGTCGATACGCTGGCCCGGGTTGAACACCGGGAGGGGCGGCGGCTTTACCTTAAGCTGCTTGACCGGTTTCGACGGAGGCGGCGGAGGCAGTTTTTCCTTCTTGGGCGCGGGCTTGGGCTTCGCCGGCTCTTTTTTCGCGCGGGCAGCCATCTCGCGCTGCATCTCGATCTGCGCCCTCTTCACGTCCACGATCGCCAGCTGCGTTACGTCCACTTCCTTGGTCAGGCTGGCCGATGCGCGCTGGACCGTGTACGCGTGGATGAGCAGACTGACGAAAAGCGCTCCCGCGAACAGGCGGTTGGTGCCGTAATGCTTGAACCCGCTGCCGGGCATTTTCTGTTCTGTTTCGTTCAACATGCTATCTCAGACCCCCACTCTACCCAACACCTTCACCCGAGTAAGGGGATTTTTCTTTCAACTCAGCCGGCCGGAATCACCAGCGGCGCGCCGGAGCCCTTCACCTGGTCCACAATCGCGGCGCCCTCGGCGAACGACGCGTTATCCTCGACGTTGATCAGCACGGCCACGTCTCCGTTTCGCTTGTATTCCGCGGCGACAAGCGGCTGTATCTCGGAGATGGTCCGGATGTTCAGCTGGCCTTCTCTGTATGGCGTCTCATACGTGAGGAACAGTTTGCCCTTGATATCGTTTACGGTGATGCGGTTGACCGTCCCGCCGCCGGTACTGCCCGCCTTCGGGACGTCCGTCTGCAATCGGTTCAGTTCCGCCATGCTCAGCGCGCTCAGCATGGAGAACACCAGCAGGAAGAACACAACGTCGATCATCGGGATGATCTCGATGCGCCCCTTCTTTGATTTTCTGGATTTGAGTCGCAATGTGCCTCTCCCGTGCTATTTCTTCGTGGCGGGCGCTGCCGCACTTGACACGGTCATGATCGCGATATTCTTGGGATCGGCCTTGTACGCGGCGCCCATCAGCGCGCGGAACTCGCCCCAGGAGTTATCGCGGTCGCAGTTCATAATCACGAAGACTTCGGGATTCCTGTCCACTTGTGTCCGGAGTTCTTCCGTCAGTTGTGCCGGCTGAATCTGCTTGCGGTTGACGAACAGCCTCCGATCCGGGGTCAGCGTGACGAAACAACGCGTGGGCGTGCCGCCTTCGCTGTAAGCGGCGGCCGGCACGTTCACCTTTTCCGTATCGATGGCCGCCAGCGCCAACGAACTCAGCATGGAGAACACAAGCAGGAAGAACACCACATCGATCATAGGAATGATCTCGATGCGGCCCTTCTTCAAGTTGGATTGGTGTATCTTCATCGTCCCGCCTCGTTACCTCGAAACCGTTCTGTTGGTTTCTTCCCGGGACCGCATGGTGGAGATCACGTTCAGCAACTGGGTTGCGCGCAGTTCCATGGTCCCAACGATCTCGCGGACCTTATCCGTGAGGAGGTTGTAGAATACGAGGGACACAACGGCGACGGTAAGACCGGTCGCGGTTGCATACAAGGCTTCGGCCACGCCGCCTGTTACAGCGGTGATGTTCTTGGCGCCGGCGCCGCCCACAAAATGGAAGGCGCGGATCATTCCGGTAACCGTTCCCAGAAGGCCCAGCAACGGGGCCAATGTCACGATTGTGTCAAGCCATGCGAGCCGCTTGCTCAGCTCGGGAACTTCGGCGAGGGCGAGTTCCTCCATCGTGCGCTCGATCTCGGATTGGTCCAGTTTGTAGTTCCGAAGGCCGTTGGCGATGACCGCGGCGGCCGGGCCCTGCGTGTTCTCAGCCAGTTCAACGGCTGCCTTCACGTTTCCGGACATCACAGCGTCCTTCACGTCTTCCATCAGGCGTCCCGTATCCGAAGACGCGCGAAAAAGAGCGATCGTGCGCTCGATGATGACCGCGACCGCGATCACGGAGCAAATGAGCAGCGGCACCATGATGTATGGGCCGCCCTTCTGGATAAACTGAAAAAACTGATTCTGCATTCCTGAACTGTTCCTCCCGGACCCTTGCTTCCTTCCTGCTCGGGCCGTCTTATTCCATACGGATATTAGTATATTCGTCGCAAAGACCCGAATTGGAAGTGTAATACGCATGGCCACCAAGCATCGGATCTGCCTGGCCACGGTAGGGCGGCCGGTTTCCTCAACGATGGCCCGGGTGCGCTCCTATAGCTATCGACTGTTACCCCGGCAGCCAGGGTTCCCCGGGCCGGGCGCGTCGCCGGTTATCGGCGGGTATTCACGCACGCTTCGGTGTCAGGCGCGCACTCTCACTGGGCGCCGCGCCTTGACCGCGACGTCATGTCACGCTTATACTAATTCGGCACATGCGCCGACTGGCTTCACCAGGCCGCGCACAGTTTATCCGCTCCCCCGGGGTCCCCGCCGGAGGGACTGCTCAGCAGGAGTGACAATATATGAAGCATCTTCAACTAGAAGCCTGGACTAGAATTACGTCCGGAACCGCCGGAGCCGTGGCCGTCCGAAACGAAGGCTGCATCCCCGGCATCCTCCTTGGTATGAAAGAGACTCCGGTCCCCTTCAAAATCAAGGCCGGAGACATGACCCGCATCCTCAAGGCCGGCGGCCGGAACGCATTGGTCGACCTCAATCTCGATGGGCAGAGCACCTTCGCTATGATCAAGGAGTTCACCCGAAACCCCGTCTCGCGTCGCATCATCCACGTGGACTTCCAGAGGATTTCCGCCACGGAGGCTGTCGAAGCCGCGATCCCGCTT is a window encoding:
- a CDS encoding TonB family protein, translated to MLNETEQKMPGSGFKHYGTNRLFAGALFVSLLIHAYTVQRASASLTKEVDVTQLAIVDVKRAQIEMQREMAARAKKEPAKPKPAPKKEKLPPPPPSKPVKQLKVKPPPLPVFNPGQRIDAGKGSTRGIEMPSLGEGGQRSGTSGAGFGVHENATGTGGGTGTGTPTPAPLPPGPSEKPVEKPVVQAPPPPPPPPPPPPPPAEKPHHVNRTANRSVAVVTSFPQPEIPAFLGEEGGEGTVTVEFTVEANGSIVDVKVLESTDHRLDPYAIAAAKQIKAQPAIQDDVPRSSTLTRTYHFVAQ
- a CDS encoding biopolymer transporter ExbD — encoded protein: MRLKSRKSKKGRIEIIPMIDVVFFLLVFSMLSALSMAELNRLQTDVPKAGSTGGGTVNRITVNDIKGKLFLTYETPYREGQLNIRTISEIQPLVAAEYKRNGDVAVLINVEDNASFAEGAAIVDQVKGSGAPLVIPAG
- a CDS encoding biopolymer transporter ExbD — encoded protein: MKIHQSNLKKGRIEIIPMIDVVFFLLVFSMLSSLALAAIDTEKVNVPAAAYSEGGTPTRCFVTLTPDRRLFVNRKQIQPAQLTEELRTQVDRNPEVFVIMNCDRDNSWGEFRALMGAAYKADPKNIAIMTVSSAAAPATKK
- a CDS encoding MotA/TolQ/ExbB proton channel family protein; translation: MQNQFFQFIQKGGPYIMVPLLICSVIAVAVIIERTIALFRASSDTGRLMEDVKDAVMSGNVKAAVELAENTQGPAAAVIANGLRNYKLDQSEIERTMEELALAEVPELSKRLAWLDTIVTLAPLLGLLGTVTGMIRAFHFVGGAGAKNITAVTGGVAEALYATATGLTVAVVSLVFYNLLTDKVREIVGTMELRATQLLNVISTMRSREETNRTVSR
- a CDS encoding 50S ribosomal protein L25; this translates as MKHLQLEAWTRITSGTAGAVAVRNEGCIPGILLGMKETPVPFKIKAGDMTRILKAGGRNALVDLNLDGQSTFAMIKEFTRNPVSRRIIHVDFQRISATEAVEAAIPLVFVGQLDESLADWTVEHELNTIHVKALPDALPSRIEVDVATLKPHHPFTAGDIVLGEGVTLNADPTQAVAMLVPPKVQEAEEEVAAAPAATEAPAE